The segment ACGAAGGGTTCGCCCGCATGATCGACGAGGGTATAGCGTGCGAGTGTCTGAGCTGCTACCCCGACGCCACCGATACCACCTGCAGCTGTGCGTGGCGGTTTTCGATCGACGAAGATTAGCTTGCGGGATTGCCTGGTTCGCCGCACGGGGAAATCGCACTGGAAAATCGCGGCCGCGGATTCGATCAGGCGGCGGCCAGAGGCAGCGAGGTTCTGCTACAATCGAAACCATGAACGATACCTGGACCATACAAGCGGCGCTCGACTGGACGCAAGGCTATCTCGAGCGCAAGGGCGACGAAAACCCGCGGCTTTCATCCCAATGGCTTTTAAGCGAGGCGACCGGCCTTTCGCGTATCGAGCTGTACGCCCATTTCGACAAACCTCTGAGCATGGAGGAGCGCGACGTGCTGCGCGGGTACGTTACGCGTCGTGGCAGCGGGGAGCCGCTGCAGTACATTACCGGCGAGGTGGGCTTTCGCCATATCACGGTGAAGGTACGCCCCGGCGTGCTCATTCCGCGCCCTGAAACCGAAGTGCTCGTGAGCGAGGGGCTGGCCGCGCTTCCCCCCGTGCCGAAACGCGTCGCGGCCGATGCGTTCGTCCCCGACTTACCCCAAGGCGAAAAGGGGGAAGAAGAGCTGGTCGGCGATGGTGCCGCGGCGGATGAAACGCACGTTGACGGCGACGCTGCGGGCGGGATCTCTTGCGATGGTGCCGTGGCGCGCGGCGCGCAGGACGACGGCGACGATGCAGACGCTGCGCTGGGCGAACGCGAAAGCGCGCCTGCGGATGCAAGCAGGCTTCTCGTGGCCGATCTCTGCACGGGATCGGGCTGCATCGCCTGTTCGATTGCCTACGAGCATCCCCATGCCCGCGTGATCGCCACCGACATCGCTCCCGAAGCCGTTGCGCTCGCCCGCGAGAACGCAGAGGCGCTCGGACTGTCTGAGCGCATCGAGGTGCTCGAAGGCAGCCTCGGGAATGCGGTTTCCGGCAGTTTGCTGGGGACGTTCGACCTCGTCATCTCGAATCCGCCGTACATTCCCACCGCAGTGCTCGCCGACATTCCGCGCGAAGTTGCCGATTTCGAGCCCTCGCTTGCGCTTGACGGGGGAGCAGACGGGCTCGACCTGTTCAAGCCGCTTGTCGTCTGGGCGGCGCGCGCGCTCAAACCGGGTGCTGCGATGGTGGTCGAACTGCACGAGACGTGTTTGGATGCGGCTGCGAGGATCGCGTGCGATGCGGGGTTCGAAACGACGAAGATCGTCGAAGATTTGGCGGGCAGGCCGCGTGTCCTGGTGGCGCATACGCCTGCAGAGGGAGGTGGGTCCGATGAGTAAGATCGTGAACGAACCGAAAAACACGTTTCCCTTGTTCGTGAAGGTGCGCGAACAGCTCGAGCACCGTGCGCTCTGGCTATCGCTTCTGGCCGAAGAAGCGGAAAAACGCGGACTCGACGCCGACGATTTCGCAGCGGCGGCGGTCAAGCGCTGCGGCCTTTCCCAAGGTGCCGACATCGTCAAAAAGAGCGGGACGAAAAGCCTCAAAAGGCTGCGCAAGGTGCTCTTTACCAAAAACGCCCAGATCGTGTTCGAGATGAACGTGGTGGAATGCACCGATGACGTGCTCTCGATAGACTTTCATTACTGCCCGCTCGTGAAGGCGTGGCAGAAACAGGGGCTCTCAGACGAGCGCATCGCCCAGCTCTGCGACATCGCCATGTGCGGTGACCGCGGCATCGGAGAGGCTCACGGCGTCGAGCTCGACCTGCCTAAAACCATCGCGCGCGGCGACGACTGCTGTGCGATCCGATACGTGCGACGCTGACGCGAGCCGTTGCAAACG is part of the Raoultibacter phocaeensis genome and harbors:
- a CDS encoding N5-glutamine methyltransferase family protein; this translates as MNDTWTIQAALDWTQGYLERKGDENPRLSSQWLLSEATGLSRIELYAHFDKPLSMEERDVLRGYVTRRGSGEPLQYITGEVGFRHITVKVRPGVLIPRPETEVLVSEGLAALPPVPKRVAADAFVPDLPQGEKGEEELVGDGAAADETHVDGDAAGGISCDGAVARGAQDDGDDADAALGERESAPADASRLLVADLCTGSGCIACSIAYEHPHARVIATDIAPEAVALARENAEALGLSERIEVLEGSLGNAVSGSLLGTFDLVISNPPYIPTAVLADIPREVADFEPSLALDGGADGLDLFKPLVVWAARALKPGAAMVVELHETCLDAAARIACDAGFETTKIVEDLAGRPRVLVAHTPAEGGGSDE
- a CDS encoding L-2-amino-thiazoline-4-carboxylic acid hydrolase, giving the protein MSKIVNEPKNTFPLFVKVREQLEHRALWLSLLAEEAEKRGLDADDFAAAAVKRCGLSQGADIVKKSGTKSLKRLRKVLFTKNAQIVFEMNVVECTDDVLSIDFHYCPLVKAWQKQGLSDERIAQLCDIAMCGDRGIGEAHGVELDLPKTIARGDDCCAIRYVRR